A portion of the Eubacterium maltosivorans genome contains these proteins:
- the rpoC gene encoding DNA-directed RNA polymerase subunit beta', with translation MLNEEFTFKSLQIGLASPEKIREWSRGEVKKPETINYRTLKPEKEGLFCEKIFGPTKDWECNCGKYKRIRHKGIVCENCGVEVTKAKVRRERMGHIELASPVSHIWYFKGIPSRMGLILEMSPRNLEKIIYFASYVVTDPGETPLQYKQVLSETEYKEAKANYGKDFTAGIGAEAIQELLKMVDLDQEAAVLKEELKDSSGQKKIRVARRLEAIEAFRNSHNKPEWMIMEAIPVIPPELRPMVQLDGGRFATSDLNDLYRRVINRNNRLIKLLELDAPDIIVQNEKRMLQEAVDALIDNGRRGRAVTGPGNRPFKSLSDMLKGKQGRFRQNLLGKRVDYSGRSVIVVGPELKMYQCGLPKEMAIELFKPFVMRELVARQLSQNIKSAKKMVEKLDPIIWDVLEDVIHEHPVLLNRAPTLHRLGIQAFEPILVEGRAIKLHPLACTAYNADFDGDQMAVHVPLSVEAQAEARFLMMACNNILKPQDGTPVVVPSQDMILGSYYMTLYKEDAKGTGSIFCDMNELEMAYFNHDVELHAKVKVRTTKEINGESYTRLVESTVGRFIFNQILPQDMGFVKRETIDDHFKLEVDMQVDKKVLTKIVDRCFKAHGPTITSETLDEIKRLGYKYSTQAAITVGVADMQVPGNKEEILARADEKIAKNLKLFRRGLISEEERYQNVVDIWNNATDEVTDALLSHLDRLNPINMMADSGARGSKNQIRQLAGMRGLMTNPTGRVIELPIRSNFREGLNVLEFFSSTHGARKGLADTALRTADSGYLTRRLVDVSQDVIVREEDCGTTRGYEVTAINEHGEVIEDLAERIEGRYAFEDVVHPETGEIMAHKDEVITSDQAEAIQEAGVEKVVIRAVFNCNSKYGVCKKCYGVDMTSWKPVEIGEAVGIIAAQSIGEPGTQLTMRTFHTGGVASADDITQGLPRVEELFEARKPKGQAIISEIAGRVEILEGKKTEAVVTAPDGESRIYLIPYGSRLKVHTGDKIEAGQEITEGSINPNDILRIKGIDAVQQYLLSEVQKVYRLQGVHISDKHIELIIRQMLRKVKIENAGDTDLITGALTDIFEMEEKNNEALDMGLEPAQASRELLGITKASLATDSFLSAASFQETTRVLTDAAIKGKVDPLIGLKENVIIGQLVPAGTGVKAYSRVELDYDREDEDDEEEELIDDMIKDDITNVKELSDDMDIVMDDDNILAKAVQEERENLEKDDELAKAFDMFDMDFLDNSSSEASDMIIGDLDD, from the coding sequence TTGTTAAATGAAGAATTTACCTTTAAGTCGTTGCAAATTGGATTAGCATCACCTGAAAAAATCAGAGAGTGGTCTCGGGGTGAGGTTAAAAAACCCGAAACCATTAATTACAGAACCCTGAAACCGGAAAAAGAAGGTCTTTTCTGTGAAAAAATCTTCGGACCAACCAAAGACTGGGAGTGTAACTGTGGTAAATACAAGCGTATTCGCCATAAGGGCATCGTCTGTGAAAACTGTGGTGTTGAAGTAACAAAAGCAAAAGTAAGAAGAGAACGGATGGGGCACATCGAGCTTGCCTCACCCGTATCACATATCTGGTATTTCAAGGGGATTCCAAGCCGTATGGGCCTGATCCTTGAAATGTCACCCCGTAATCTTGAAAAAATTATCTATTTTGCCTCTTATGTGGTAACGGACCCAGGCGAAACCCCGCTTCAGTACAAGCAGGTGCTGTCCGAAACCGAATATAAGGAAGCGAAAGCCAACTATGGCAAGGACTTTACTGCCGGCATTGGTGCGGAAGCCATTCAGGAGCTCCTGAAGATGGTGGATCTGGATCAGGAAGCCGCTGTGCTGAAGGAAGAACTCAAGGACAGCTCCGGCCAGAAGAAGATTCGTGTGGCCAGACGTCTGGAAGCCATTGAAGCTTTCAGAAATTCCCACAATAAGCCGGAATGGATGATCATGGAAGCCATCCCGGTTATTCCGCCGGAACTGCGGCCAATGGTACAGCTGGACGGGGGACGTTTTGCGACCTCAGACCTGAACGACCTGTACCGCCGTGTGATCAACCGTAACAACCGTCTGATCAAGCTGCTGGAGCTGGATGCGCCGGACATCATTGTCCAGAATGAAAAGCGTATGCTGCAGGAAGCAGTCGATGCCTTGATTGACAATGGCCGACGCGGCCGTGCGGTCACTGGCCCGGGTAACCGTCCTTTCAAATCCCTGAGTGATATGCTTAAGGGGAAACAGGGGCGTTTCCGTCAGAACCTTCTCGGTAAACGTGTCGACTACTCTGGCCGTTCCGTTATCGTTGTTGGTCCTGAGCTCAAAATGTACCAGTGCGGTCTGCCGAAGGAAATGGCCATCGAGCTGTTCAAGCCTTTCGTTATGCGTGAGCTGGTTGCGAGACAGCTGTCTCAGAACATCAAGAGCGCCAAGAAAATGGTCGAAAAACTCGATCCGATTATCTGGGACGTTCTGGAAGATGTCATTCACGAACATCCGGTGCTCTTAAACCGTGCACCTACACTCCATAGACTGGGAATCCAAGCCTTTGAACCGATTCTGGTTGAAGGCCGTGCCATCAAGCTCCATCCCTTGGCCTGTACCGCGTACAACGCCGACTTCGACGGTGACCAGATGGCCGTCCACGTGCCGCTGTCTGTAGAGGCTCAGGCAGAAGCCCGATTCTTAATGATGGCCTGCAACAATATTCTGAAACCTCAGGATGGTACGCCGGTTGTCGTTCCTTCACAGGATATGATCCTCGGTTCCTACTATATGACGCTTTATAAAGAAGACGCCAAAGGAACCGGTTCCATTTTCTGTGATATGAACGAGCTGGAAATGGCGTATTTCAACCACGACGTTGAGCTTCACGCCAAGGTTAAGGTCCGTACCACCAAAGAAATTAATGGTGAAAGCTATACCCGTCTGGTGGAAAGCACCGTCGGTCGTTTCATTTTCAACCAGATTCTGCCGCAGGACATGGGCTTTGTGAAACGTGAAACCATTGATGATCACTTTAAACTGGAAGTGGATATGCAGGTTGACAAAAAAGTACTGACCAAAATTGTCGACCGCTGTTTTAAGGCTCACGGCCCCACAATTACTTCCGAAACCCTCGATGAGATCAAGCGTCTGGGCTATAAATACTCTACCCAGGCCGCCATCACCGTTGGTGTTGCCGACATGCAGGTGCCAGGAAACAAGGAAGAAATTCTCGCCCGTGCCGATGAAAAGATCGCCAAGAACCTCAAGCTGTTCCGCCGTGGTCTCATTTCTGAAGAGGAACGTTACCAGAACGTTGTCGATATCTGGAACAACGCTACCGATGAAGTAACCGACGCGCTGTTAAGCCATCTGGACCGACTGAACCCAATCAACATGATGGCCGATTCCGGTGCCCGTGGTTCCAAGAACCAGATTCGTCAGTTGGCGGGCATGCGTGGTCTTATGACCAACCCGACCGGCCGTGTCATCGAGCTGCCAATCCGTTCCAACTTCCGTGAAGGTCTGAACGTACTCGAGTTCTTCTCCTCCACCCATGGTGCCCGTAAAGGTCTTGCCGATACGGCCCTGAGAACAGCGGACTCCGGTTACCTGACCCGTCGTCTTGTCGACGTCAGCCAGGACGTTATCGTCCGTGAGGAAGACTGCGGAACCACCCGTGGTTATGAGGTAACAGCCATCAATGAACATGGCGAGGTCATTGAAGATCTGGCCGAACGTATTGAAGGCCGTTACGCCTTCGAGGATGTTGTGCATCCTGAAACCGGGGAAATTATGGCCCATAAGGACGAAGTCATCACCAGCGACCAGGCAGAAGCCATTCAGGAAGCCGGTGTTGAAAAAGTTGTTATCCGCGCTGTATTCAACTGTAATTCCAAATACGGTGTCTGTAAAAAATGCTATGGTGTCGATATGACCAGCTGGAAACCTGTCGAAATCGGTGAAGCGGTTGGCATCATTGCCGCCCAGTCCATCGGTGAACCGGGTACCCAGTTAACCATGCGTACCTTCCATACCGGCGGGGTTGCATCCGCGGACGACATCACCCAGGGTCTCCCCCGTGTCGAAGAACTTTTTGAAGCCCGTAAGCCAAAGGGACAGGCTATTATTTCAGAAATAGCTGGCCGTGTCGAGATTCTGGAAGGCAAGAAAACCGAAGCAGTTGTCACTGCGCCAGACGGTGAATCCAGAATTTACCTGATTCCTTACGGCTCACGCTTAAAGGTACATACCGGCGATAAAATCGAAGCCGGCCAGGAAATCACCGAAGGTTCCATCAATCCGAATGATATCCTGCGCATCAAGGGCATCGACGCGGTACAGCAGTATCTGTTGTCCGAAGTGCAGAAAGTATACCGTCTGCAGGGGGTACACATCAGCGATAAGCATATCGAGCTGATCATCCGACAGATGCTGCGTAAGGTTAAGATTGAAAATGCCGGAGATACCGACCTGATCACCGGGGCCTTAACCGATATTTTTGAAATGGAAGAAAAGAACAACGAAGCTCTGGATATGGGGCTGGAACCGGCACAGGCCAGCAGAGAGCTCCTTGGGATCACTAAGGCATCTCTGGCAACGGATTCCTTCCTGTCCGCGGCATCCTTCCAGGAAACCACTCGAGTGCTCACCGACGCTGCCATCAAGGGCAAGGTCGATCCACTTATCGGTCTAAAGGAAAATGTCATTATCGGCCAGCTGGTGCCCGCCGGAACCGGCGTCAAGGCTTACAGCCGCGTCGAGCTTGACTATGACCGCGAGGATGAGGATGATGAGGAAGAAGAACTGATTGATGATATGATCAAAGACGATATCACGAATGTGAAGGAGCTTTCCGACGACATGGATATTGTCATGGATGATGATAACATCTTAGCCAAGGCTGTTCAGGAAGAACGCGAAAACCTTGAAAAGGACGATGAACTGGCCAAGGCCTTTGATATGTTCGACATGGATTTCTTAGACAACAGCAGCAGTGAAGCCAGCGATATGATTATTGGAGATCTTGACGACTAA
- a CDS encoding DNA-directed RNA polymerase subunit beta: MVHPVQYGLRTRQSFSKIKEVLEMPNLLEVQLDSYKWFIEKGLQEVFDDIHEITDYTGNLVLQFVDYAIEGEPKYSIEECKERDQTYYVPLKVRVRLINKEKNEVKEQKVYMADLHKMTDTGTFIVNGAERVIVSQLVRSPGAYYTLTRDKLGKKLYSAQVIPNRGAWLEYESDSNDIMYVKIDRTRKLPITALLRAFGLGSNEEILEVFGDDYRLLETIKKDETAGMKDERDGLLEIYKRLRPGEPPTVESAQSLLNSMFFDDRRYDLARVGRYKYNKKLSLATRITGQVAAEDVIDPETGEVLAEEGQIFKKDVAWQIQNAGINVVNVKVLHQGEDKIVRVIGNGFVDIHTQDIPFDISDLEIKELVCREALMQILDNEEMTDEEKHDEIKNHMERLVPKHILQSDLFATVSYFIGIDYGIGNTDDIDHLGNRRLRSVGELLQNQFRIGLSRMERVVRERMSVQDDEILTPQGLINTRPVNAALKEFFGSSQLSQFMDQNNPLSELTHKRRLSALGPGGLSRERAGFEVRDVHHSHYGRMCPIETPEGPNIGLIGSLATFARVNEYGFIESPYRKVIDGVVTDEIHYLSADEEGQYAIAQANEPLDENNRFVNEQITGRAGSSRDFVTVAPDRVDFMDISPKQVVSVATALIPFLENDDANRALMGANMQRQAVPLLIPKAPVVGTGMEHKAAKDSGVCAIAGEAGTVEFVDADHIRIRRDSDGSLEKHKLLKFKRSNQGTCVNQKPLVVKGQRVKAGEIIADGPSTEMGELALGRNALIGFMTWEGYNYEDAVLINENMLKTDKYTSIHIEEFECEARETKLGPEEITRDIPNVGEDALRNLDERGIVFVGAEVKSEDILVGKVTPKGETDLSAEEKLLRAIFGEKAREIRDTSLKVPHGEAGIVVDVKVFSRANKDEDLKPGVNTMVRVYIATKRKISVGDKMAGRHGNKGVVSRVLPQEDMPFLPDGTPLDIVLNPLGVPSRMNIGQVLEVHLGMAVKALGWHIATPVFDPANEEDIEELLEKANLPSDGKIKLYDGRTGEPFDNPVTVGYMYYLKLHHLVDDKMHARSTGPYSLVTQQPLGGKAQFGGQRFGEMEVWALEAYGAAHTLQEILTIKSDDVVGRVAAYEAIVKGENIPKPGIPESFKVLMKEFQSLALDVQILNDDEVVEILDGDFTDDPVEELANEIGGEPDANIATEDDYAGADMISIVDAEDIDNPDSLV; this comes from the coding sequence ATGGTGCATCCTGTACAATACGGATTAAGAACCAGACAGAGCTTCTCAAAGATTAAAGAAGTCCTTGAGATGCCGAACTTATTAGAAGTACAGCTCGATTCCTACAAATGGTTTATTGAAAAGGGCCTCCAGGAAGTGTTTGACGACATCCACGAAATTACAGACTACACCGGTAATCTGGTGCTGCAGTTCGTGGACTACGCCATTGAGGGAGAACCAAAGTACAGCATTGAGGAATGTAAGGAACGGGATCAGACTTATTATGTGCCTTTAAAGGTGCGTGTCCGTTTAATCAACAAAGAAAAGAATGAAGTAAAAGAACAGAAAGTTTATATGGCCGACCTGCACAAAATGACCGATACCGGGACTTTTATTGTCAACGGTGCGGAGCGTGTTATCGTCAGCCAGCTGGTACGTTCTCCGGGTGCTTACTACACCCTGACCCGTGATAAGCTTGGTAAAAAGCTCTATTCTGCACAGGTTATCCCGAACCGCGGGGCCTGGCTGGAATACGAATCCGATTCCAACGATATCATGTACGTCAAGATTGACCGTACCCGTAAGCTTCCGATTACTGCGCTGCTGCGCGCTTTTGGTCTTGGCAGCAACGAGGAAATTCTCGAGGTTTTCGGGGATGACTACCGTCTGCTGGAAACCATCAAAAAAGATGAAACAGCAGGCATGAAGGACGAACGCGACGGTCTTCTGGAAATTTATAAGAGACTGCGTCCAGGCGAGCCGCCAACAGTGGAAAGCGCTCAGTCGCTGCTGAACTCCATGTTCTTTGACGACCGCCGCTACGATTTAGCCCGTGTCGGCCGTTATAAATACAATAAGAAATTATCTCTGGCTACCCGTATTACCGGGCAGGTTGCCGCTGAGGACGTCATCGATCCTGAAACCGGCGAAGTCCTGGCAGAGGAAGGCCAGATCTTTAAAAAGGACGTTGCATGGCAGATCCAGAATGCCGGGATCAATGTGGTCAATGTCAAGGTCCTGCATCAGGGCGAAGATAAAATCGTCCGCGTCATCGGTAATGGCTTCGTTGATATTCATACCCAGGACATCCCCTTTGATATCAGCGATTTAGAAATTAAGGAACTGGTTTGCCGTGAAGCACTCATGCAGATCCTTGACAATGAAGAAATGACCGATGAAGAAAAGCACGATGAAATTAAAAACCATATGGAACGTCTGGTGCCGAAGCATATTCTTCAGTCTGACCTTTTCGCGACGGTTTCTTATTTTATCGGTATCGACTATGGCATCGGGAATACCGACGATATTGACCACTTAGGCAATCGTCGTCTCCGTTCCGTTGGCGAGCTGCTGCAGAACCAGTTCCGTATCGGCCTTTCCCGTATGGAAAGAGTTGTCCGTGAAAGAATGTCTGTTCAGGATGATGAAATCCTGACGCCGCAGGGGTTAATCAACACCCGTCCGGTAAACGCAGCGCTGAAGGAATTCTTCGGGAGCTCCCAGCTGTCACAGTTTATGGACCAGAACAACCCGCTGTCTGAGCTGACACATAAGCGTCGTCTGTCGGCCCTTGGACCTGGCGGCCTCTCCCGTGAGCGCGCCGGCTTCGAAGTCCGTGACGTTCACCACAGCCACTATGGCCGTATGTGTCCGATTGAAACGCCTGAAGGCCCGAACATCGGCCTCATCGGTTCTCTGGCGACCTTTGCCCGTGTCAATGAGTATGGCTTTATCGAATCCCCTTACCGTAAGGTTATCGACGGGGTGGTTACTGACGAGATTCACTATCTCTCAGCCGATGAAGAAGGCCAGTACGCCATCGCCCAGGCCAATGAGCCGCTGGATGAAAACAACCGTTTTGTCAATGAACAGATTACTGGTCGTGCAGGCTCAAGCCGTGACTTTGTCACCGTTGCGCCAGACCGCGTCGATTTTATGGATATTTCGCCAAAACAGGTTGTATCTGTGGCGACTGCCCTCATTCCTTTCCTTGAAAATGATGATGCCAACCGTGCCCTCATGGGCGCCAACATGCAGCGTCAGGCTGTGCCGCTGCTCATTCCAAAGGCGCCGGTTGTCGGGACAGGGATGGAACACAAGGCCGCCAAGGACTCCGGTGTCTGCGCCATCGCAGGGGAAGCCGGAACCGTCGAGTTTGTGGACGCTGATCATATAAGAATCCGCAGAGACAGCGACGGCAGCCTTGAAAAACATAAATTACTAAAATTCAAACGCTCCAACCAGGGAACCTGTGTGAATCAGAAGCCGCTGGTGGTAAAGGGACAGCGTGTAAAAGCGGGCGAGATCATCGCCGACGGTCCTTCCACAGAAATGGGCGAGCTGGCCCTTGGCCGCAACGCCCTGATCGGGTTCATGACCTGGGAAGGCTACAACTACGAGGATGCTGTTCTCATCAATGAAAATATGCTGAAAACGGACAAGTACACATCCATCCATATTGAAGAGTTTGAATGTGAAGCCCGTGAGACCAAGCTCGGACCAGAGGAAATCACCCGTGATATTCCGAATGTCGGGGAAGACGCTCTGCGCAACCTTGACGAACGCGGAATTGTCTTTGTGGGCGCCGAGGTGAAATCCGAGGATATTTTAGTCGGTAAGGTCACACCGAAAGGTGAAACCGACCTTTCCGCAGAAGAAAAGCTCCTGCGCGCCATCTTTGGTGAAAAGGCCCGTGAAATCCGTGATACCTCGTTAAAGGTGCCGCACGGTGAAGCTGGTATTGTCGTTGACGTGAAGGTATTCTCAAGAGCCAACAAGGACGAGGACTTAAAACCAGGCGTCAACACCATGGTGCGTGTTTATATCGCGACCAAGCGTAAAATCTCCGTTGGGGATAAAATGGCCGGCCGTCATGGGAACAAGGGGGTTGTCTCCCGCGTTCTTCCTCAGGAAGACATGCCGTTCCTGCCGGACGGTACTCCGCTGGATATCGTGCTGAACCCACTTGGCGTACCTTCCCGTATGAACATCGGACAGGTATTGGAAGTTCATCTGGGAATGGCGGTGAAGGCTCTTGGCTGGCACATTGCCACACCAGTATTTGACCCGGCCAACGAAGAAGACATTGAAGAGCTTCTGGAAAAGGCGAATCTGCCGAGTGATGGTAAGATCAAGCTGTATGACGGCCGTACCGGCGAACCCTTCGATAATCCGGTAACCGTTGGTTATATGTATTACTTAAAACTCCATCACCTTGTTGATGATAAAATGCACGCCCGTTCCACAGGACCTTACTCCTTAGTTACCCAGCAGCCGCTGGGTGGTAAAGCCCAGTTCGGTGGACAGCGTTTTGGAGAAATGGAAGTTTGGGCGCTTGAAGCCTACGGTGCAGCCCATACCCTCCAGGAAATCCTGACCATTAAATCCGATGACGTCGTCGGCCGTGTTGCCGCATACGAAGCCATCGTCAAAGGTGAAAACATTCCGAAGCCGGGTATTCCGGAATCCTTCAAGGTACTTATGAAGGAATTCCAGAGCTTGGCACTGGATGTTCAGATCCTCAATGATGACGAAGTCGTCGAAATTCTGGACGGTGACTTTACAGACGATCCAGTTGAAGAACTGGCCAACGAAATCGGCGGTGAACCCGATGCAAATATCGCGACCGAGGATGATTACGCGGGCGCAGATATGATCTCCATCGTCGACGCCGAAGATATCGACAATCCGGATTCATTAGTGTAA
- a CDS encoding cation-translocating P-type ATPase, giving the protein MSETFFNRSAQETLDELHTSPLGLSTAEAESRTKTFGPNKLSEGKKKSIAVVFLEQFKDLLVVILTIAAIISLLSGESESTIVIFAVLLLNAVLGTVQYVKAEKSLESLKAMSSPVARVIRNGARLEIPSQEVVPGDILLLEAGDLVVADGRILENFSLKVNESSLTGESESVDKTADTILSEKVALGDQVNMVFSGSLVTYGRATVAVTSTGMGTELGKIASLMNQTQQRKTPLQTSLDNFSKKLAVIILAVCVVVFMLSVFRSHMPVLDSLMFAVALAVAAIPEALSSIVTIVLAMGTQKMARQNAVIKDLKAVESLGAVSVICSDKTGTLTQNRMCPQKIYADGSLTSCEDYDLTNDAQRLLLKIALLASDATTDEDAGTSIGDPTEVALVQIGDSFGIEESTYRSQHPRLRELPFDSDRKLMSTLHELEKVPTLLTKGALDVMLERSNWIYTKGGIVPMTDEKRSEIINTNRSLSEEGLRVLAFAYRELPEVRDLSIDDENDFVFVGLISMIDPPRPESVQAVADAKRGGIRTVMITGDHKITATAIARQVGIFEDGDIAVEGVELDAMTDAELDEKLPRISVYARVSPEHKIRIVDAWQRQGRIVSMTGDGVNDAPALKKADIGVAMGITGTEVSKDAASMILTDDNFATIVKAVINGRNIYANIKNAIQFLLSGNTAGILCVLYASLMALPVPFAPVHLLFINLLTDSLPAIAIGMEPSRRGLLNQPPRNPKEPILNGSLLKRIVSQGLLIAVATMAAFYLGHQSGSAMLASTMAFATLTLARLFHGFNCRGDESIFRLKFGTNKYSLMAFFGGVLLLAAVLFIPGLNTLFLVAPLTLGQIGQICLLAFLPTLIIQITKMVTGRQHASAVTGKPSLSDD; this is encoded by the coding sequence ATGTCAGAAACCTTTTTTAACCGTTCTGCGCAGGAAACACTGGACGAGCTGCATACCTCGCCCTTGGGCCTCAGCACCGCTGAGGCTGAAAGCCGGACCAAAACCTTTGGCCCAAACAAGCTTTCTGAGGGTAAGAAAAAAAGCATCGCTGTGGTTTTTCTGGAGCAGTTCAAAGATCTGCTGGTGGTGATTCTTACCATTGCCGCCATTATTTCCCTGCTTTCGGGTGAAAGCGAAAGCACCATTGTTATTTTTGCCGTTTTACTTTTAAACGCCGTACTCGGCACTGTTCAGTATGTCAAAGCTGAAAAATCCCTTGAGAGTCTTAAGGCCATGTCCTCACCGGTTGCCCGGGTGATCCGGAACGGCGCGCGCCTTGAGATCCCCTCCCAGGAGGTTGTGCCCGGCGATATTCTCTTACTGGAAGCCGGTGATCTGGTCGTCGCTGACGGACGGATTCTGGAAAATTTTTCACTCAAGGTTAACGAGAGCTCGCTGACCGGCGAATCCGAAAGTGTTGACAAAACCGCCGATACCATTTTATCCGAAAAGGTGGCCCTCGGCGACCAGGTCAATATGGTTTTCTCCGGTTCTCTTGTAACGTACGGACGGGCAACCGTTGCGGTCACCTCCACCGGTATGGGTACAGAGCTTGGTAAAATCGCCTCTCTCATGAACCAGACACAGCAGCGGAAAACGCCGCTTCAGACCAGCCTGGACAATTTCAGCAAAAAACTGGCGGTCATCATTCTGGCGGTCTGTGTGGTGGTTTTCATGCTCTCGGTTTTTCGCAGTCATATGCCCGTTCTGGATTCCCTGATGTTCGCGGTTGCCCTGGCTGTAGCCGCCATTCCCGAGGCGCTCAGCTCCATCGTAACCATTGTGCTGGCCATGGGCACACAAAAAATGGCCAGGCAGAACGCAGTCATCAAAGACCTCAAGGCCGTTGAAAGCCTTGGCGCGGTTTCCGTTATCTGTTCCGATAAAACTGGAACACTGACCCAGAACCGCATGTGCCCCCAGAAGATCTATGCCGACGGCAGTCTCACCTCCTGTGAGGATTATGACCTCACCAACGACGCGCAGCGCCTGCTCTTAAAAATCGCCCTGCTGGCCAGCGATGCCACAACCGACGAAGACGCCGGCACCTCCATCGGAGACCCCACCGAGGTGGCTCTGGTACAGATTGGCGACTCCTTCGGCATTGAAGAATCCACTTACCGCAGCCAGCATCCCCGGCTGCGTGAGCTGCCCTTTGACTCTGACCGCAAGCTCATGAGTACCCTTCACGAGCTTGAGAAGGTACCGACCCTGCTGACAAAGGGCGCCCTCGACGTCATGCTCGAACGCTCCAACTGGATTTACACCAAAGGCGGCATTGTGCCCATGACCGACGAAAAGCGCAGCGAGATCATCAACACCAACCGTTCCCTGTCCGAGGAAGGGCTCCGCGTTCTGGCCTTTGCCTACCGTGAACTGCCCGAAGTCCGGGATCTGTCCATTGATGATGAAAATGATTTTGTCTTTGTAGGCCTGATCTCCATGATTGACCCGCCGCGTCCAGAGTCTGTCCAGGCTGTGGCTGACGCCAAACGGGGCGGCATCCGCACGGTCATGATCACTGGCGACCACAAAATCACCGCGACCGCCATCGCAAGACAGGTCGGCATCTTTGAGGATGGCGACATTGCTGTGGAAGGCGTTGAGCTGGACGCCATGACCGACGCCGAGCTTGATGAAAAGCTTCCGCGTATTTCTGTCTACGCCCGTGTATCACCCGAGCATAAAATCCGGATTGTCGACGCCTGGCAGCGTCAGGGACGCATTGTCTCCATGACTGGCGACGGCGTCAACGACGCTCCAGCCCTTAAGAAAGCCGATATCGGCGTGGCTATGGGCATTACCGGCACCGAGGTCAGCAAAGACGCAGCGTCCATGATTCTGACTGACGATAATTTTGCCACCATCGTCAAAGCCGTTATCAACGGGCGTAATATCTACGCCAATATTAAAAACGCCATTCAGTTTCTGCTCTCCGGCAACACCGCAGGTATCCTCTGTGTGCTCTACGCCTCTCTGATGGCGCTGCCCGTCCCCTTTGCGCCGGTACACCTGCTGTTCATCAACCTGCTGACTGACAGCCTGCCCGCCATTGCCATTGGTATGGAGCCTTCGCGCCGCGGACTTTTGAACCAGCCGCCCCGCAATCCAAAAGAACCGATTTTAAACGGCAGCCTGCTCAAACGCATTGTCTCTCAGGGACTGCTGATTGCCGTTGCCACCATGGCCGCCTTTTACCTTGGCCACCAGTCCGGCAGCGCCATGCTGGCCAGCACCATGGCCTTCGCCACCCTGACCCTTGCCCGCCTGTTCCATGGCTTTAACTGCCGGGGTGACGAATCCATTTTCCGGCTGAAATTCGGAACAAACAAATACTCACTCATGGCCTTCTTTGGCGGTGTTT